In the genome of Segatella copri, one region contains:
- a CDS encoding bifunctional metallophosphatase/5'-nucleotidase, which translates to MKQLFAALLMALTFNSQAMAQQRTVKLRVVQTSDVHGAFFPYDFINRKPKAGTLARVSSYVNDLRKTYKDNVILLENGDILQGQPTCYYYNYVNTQARNVAADVVNYMKYDAQAFGNHDVETGHAVYDKWIKELNCPVLGANIINTKTGEPYVKPYIILNREGVKIAVLGMLTPAIPNWLTENLWSGLKFENMVTCARKWMKHIQETEKPDVVIGVFHSGKDGGIVTPEYEEDASLRVAKEVPGFDMVLFGHDHTRCNETVTNVEGKPVVCLDPANNALNVADAEVTLTLNKKKVNGKKQYVVTDKKVTGSLPDVTKCPIDEDFMKAFEPQIAEINQFVSKQIGTFKNTIHSRESFFGSCAFNDFILNLQLDITKADIAFNAPLQFNATIQAGPICVGDMFNLYKYENQLYVMRLTGEEIRKHLEMSYDLWVNTMKSPDDHLLLLDTHTKGDQQRLGFKNLSFNFDSAAGIDYEVDVTKPDGEKVKILRMSNGQPFDEKKWYKVAVNSYRGNGGGELLTHGAGIPKDSLESRIIYRSERDQRYYLMEAIEKMGTVEAKANNNWKFVPEAWTKPAAQRDYDLLFGKKK; encoded by the coding sequence ATGAAACAACTGTTCGCAGCGCTCCTCATGGCGCTCACCTTTAATTCGCAGGCAATGGCACAACAGCGTACCGTAAAACTGAGAGTAGTTCAGACTAGTGATGTTCATGGAGCTTTCTTTCCATACGACTTCATCAACCGCAAGCCCAAGGCGGGAACCCTGGCGCGCGTATCCTCTTACGTCAACGATTTGCGCAAGACCTACAAGGACAACGTCATCCTCCTGGAGAACGGCGACATCCTGCAGGGCCAGCCTACCTGCTACTATTATAATTATGTGAACACCCAGGCACGCAATGTGGCTGCCGACGTAGTCAACTATATGAAGTATGACGCCCAGGCGTTCGGAAACCACGATGTGGAAACGGGTCATGCCGTGTATGATAAATGGATTAAGGAACTGAACTGTCCGGTGCTCGGCGCCAACATCATCAACACCAAGACGGGCGAACCTTACGTGAAGCCTTACATCATCCTGAACCGTGAGGGCGTGAAGATTGCCGTGCTCGGAATGCTGACACCAGCCATTCCCAACTGGCTGACAGAAAACCTCTGGAGCGGACTTAAGTTTGAAAACATGGTAACCTGTGCCCGGAAATGGATGAAGCACATCCAGGAGACGGAGAAGCCAGACGTGGTGATTGGCGTTTTCCACAGCGGTAAGGACGGTGGCATTGTCACCCCGGAATACGAGGAGGATGCCTCCCTGCGTGTAGCAAAGGAAGTGCCAGGTTTCGACATGGTGCTCTTCGGCCACGACCACACCCGCTGCAACGAGACCGTCACCAACGTGGAAGGCAAGCCAGTGGTCTGTCTCGACCCTGCCAACAACGCCCTCAACGTGGCTGACGCCGAGGTAACGCTCACCTTAAATAAAAAGAAGGTGAATGGCAAGAAGCAGTATGTGGTGACTGACAAGAAGGTGACGGGCTCCCTGCCCGATGTGACAAAATGTCCTATCGACGAAGACTTCATGAAGGCGTTCGAGCCTCAGATAGCCGAAATCAACCAGTTTGTGAGCAAGCAAATTGGTACATTCAAGAACACCATCCACAGCCGCGAGTCGTTCTTCGGCAGTTGCGCGTTCAATGATTTCATCCTCAATCTGCAGCTCGACATCACCAAGGCCGACATCGCCTTCAACGCCCCATTGCAGTTCAACGCCACCATCCAGGCGGGTCCTATCTGCGTAGGCGACATGTTCAACCTCTATAAATATGAGAACCAGCTCTACGTGATGCGCCTCACCGGCGAGGAAATCCGCAAGCATCTGGAGATGAGCTACGACCTCTGGGTGAACACGATGAAGAGTCCTGACGACCATCTCCTCCTGCTCGACACCCACACCAAGGGCGACCAGCAGCGCCTGGGATTCAAGAATCTCTCGTTCAATTTCGACAGTGCTGCCGGCATTGATTACGAGGTGGATGTTACGAAGCCAGATGGCGAGAAGGTGAAGATTCTGCGCATGAGCAACGGTCAACCTTTCGACGAGAAGAAGTGGTACAAGGTGGCAGTAAACAGCTATCGTGGCAATGGCGGCGGTGAGCTCCTTACCCATGGTGCCGGCATTCCGAAAGACAGTCTGGAGAGCCGCATCATCTACCGCAGCGAGCGCGACCAGCGTTACTATCTGATGGAAGCGATAGAGAAGATGGGAACCGTAGAGGCAAAGGCCAACAACAACTGGAAGTTCGTGCCGGAAGCATGGACC
- a CDS encoding DnaJ domain-containing protein — protein sequence MAFVDYYKILGVDKNIPQKDVRAAYRKRAKQFHPDLHPNDPKAKAKFQALNEAYEVISDPDKRAKYDQFGENWKNAGGFGGGGFGGGAGGAGGAGGNPFEGFDFSSFGNGGGGFSSFFENLFGGGRARGGQQGAGFGGFGGFGGFGGGANAGYGAGADFGTGGCNSGCGSQSARTNTGEMNMNVNIDMYTALLGGEGIITLSNGSKIKLKIKPETQNGTKVRVRGKGYDRGDGTFGDLMITYNVKLPTGLNEKQKELLRQMKEAQ from the coding sequence ATGGCATTTGTAGATTATTACAAGATTCTCGGTGTTGACAAGAACATCCCCCAGAAGGATGTGAGGGCAGCATATCGTAAACGTGCAAAACAATTCCATCCGGATTTGCACCCGAATGACCCGAAGGCGAAGGCTAAGTTCCAGGCGCTGAACGAGGCATACGAGGTGATTTCCGACCCTGATAAGCGCGCCAAATACGATCAGTTTGGCGAGAACTGGAAGAACGCCGGTGGCTTTGGTGGTGGCGGCTTCGGTGGTGGAGCCGGTGGTGCTGGAGGAGCCGGAGGAAATCCTTTCGAGGGCTTCGACTTCAGCAGTTTCGGAAATGGCGGAGGCGGATTCTCCAGCTTCTTCGAAAATCTCTTCGGCGGAGGCCGTGCCCGTGGCGGTCAGCAAGGCGCCGGTTTCGGCGGCTTTGGTGGCTTCGGAGGTTTCGGCGGAGGAGCCAACGCCGGCTATGGTGCTGGTGCTGATTTCGGAACTGGCGGCTGCAACAGCGGCTGCGGTAGCCAGAGTGCCCGAACCAATACAGGCGAGATGAACATGAACGTGAACATCGACATGTACACAGCCTTGCTGGGTGGCGAGGGAATCATCACCTTGAGCAATGGTTCGAAGATTAAGCTGAAGATTAAGCCAGAGACCCAGAACGGCACGAAGGTTCGTGTGCGCGGCAAGGGTTACGACAGGGGCGACGGCACCTTCGGTGATCTGATGATTACCTATAA